AGCAATTATACTTATAGACCCAGAACTACAATCCGTGACATATAAATAGCCGTTATTAGGATCATAGGCTATTTCATGCGGATTATATCCTACTGGTATGGTAGTGATTACTGAGTTGTTCGTAGGATCTATCACAGACACAGAGCCAGAATCAACATTCGCAACGTATAAGTAGCCGTTATTGGGGTCATAGGTTATTCCTTTTGGACCACTTCCTACTTTTATTGTTGAAATAACTGAGTTGTTTGTAGGATTTATCACGGATACAGAGCCAGAAAGCCAATTCGTGACGTATAAGTAACCATTACTGGGATCATAGGCTATCCCATATGGAAAACATCCAACTCCTATTGTGGTGATTACTGAGTTGTTCGTAGGATTTATCACGGATACGGAGTCAGAACCACAATCAGTGACGTATAAGTAGCCGTTATTGGGGTCATAAGTTATTCCTTTTGGACCACTTCCTACTCCTATTGAGGTGATTACTGAGTTGTTTGTAGGATTTATCACAGATACGGAGTCAGAACCAAAATTCGTAACGTACAAATAGCCGTTATTGGGGTCATAGGCTATCCCGTATGGCCTATATCCTACTTTTATTGTTGAAATAACTGAGTTGTTCGTAGGATCTATCACGGATACGGAGCTAGAACAATAATCCGTGACGTACAAGTAACCATTACTTTGGTCATAAACTATTCCTGCCGGGTCAATTCCTAAATCCGGACCGCAATAGTTACCTTTAATCAACGTGTTATTAAATAACAAGAGGGTACATTTAACGTAGCCGGCGCTTGAGTTGTTGCTCGTTGCGTTAGTCTCACCGTGACCCACTAACGTCACAGGAGTAATAACTGAAACTAATAAAGCCAGGGAGAGTATGAGGTTAATTACGAATTTTTTCTCAACTTTATAACCTTTTAATACCATAGGTAAACTTTTTTGTTTAGGTTATTAAACGTTTCGAAAATTTAAGCATCACTTACTCCACGAGCAGTTCAAGTCCACAAGTTAAGTTTATTAGCCATGTAGATATCCCTTAGCGGGAGTGTTCTCATGCAGTCATCTTATTCGATAAGTTGTAGTGAAATTATTAGTATGGTTAGAAATGCCTTCTTTAAACGATAATTTACTCCATAACTAATTTAATGAGGAAGTTCTGGACTTAGAGGACAGTTAAAGAGTACTGTTCTAAATATTATCTGTACTATGATTTACTCTTGATAAAGAACGTCGTTAAGCGGGATTTATTTAAGGGTAGTACAATATATTTCGCTCATGATATAATATCGCTCTAAACTATAGAATAAGATGTCTGCATGAGAACATCCTTGGTCTGCCGAAAAAGACAAGTATCTCTCAAATTGCACATACGTATTTCAGCAGAGAACCTCGCCCTTAAACCTCAGAAAGTGCAAATATATTTTGCCAAATTTACATAGAAAACCAGAATTTTATCGATCTAAAACTTGGAATTTTTATAATCTCCACTTCATGATACGTCTTTCCTTGATTTTCCTTTACTATTTTAACACCTGGAAGGTATTCCAGTCTGACGGACTTTATTACTTTTTTGTCGCTTTTAGTTAAGTAAGTCTTAGCGTTAAATAGCATAGTATAGCTAAATGGTTCTACAATAAAATAGTCCAAGGGAGGGAAGTACTTTAGGTAGAACTCGTACTCATAAGTGAAAGTATCTCCCGGTTTAATTTCAACATCGGTATCAAAGTGGAATATGTAATAATTATCGATAGTTTTCTCTAAGTATATCTCCTTATGTTCTTTCCCATCATATTTAAATGGTTTATCCAGATCTATATCTCCGAAAAGCTTGACTATAACTCCTTTAAAAGATAATGTAGAGTTATTATATTCTTTGATTCTGAGCGAATGCTTCATTATTATACATTTATCATTAACATTAACTATTTCATTTATAACGTTATATTCTAGAAAAATTATATAATCTTGTAACACGGTATAACCATATTCTCCAAGGCCTAGTTCTTTACACTCAGCTAATAAGCCGAGCGTTTTCCCTCTTTTCAATAAGTTTGTAAGAGCTTGGGGATGAAACCCGGTCTCCCTTTTTATATCGGAAAAAGTAATACAAAGGGAAGAGCTACGGTAAATTAAATTATCAATTACCTCAACAACTTTTCTCAAGTTCTCTTCGACATTTGAATACCCCATAAATTATAGTTTGTAACCTACTATTTTTAATTTTTTGGTCACTGTATTTTTTCTGTACGTTGTTTACTCATATTGTAATGGGACTCTAATTACCGTCTTTAACGTTGATAATTATTTCTGATAGATATTTTATAATGTTTCACTGTTTTGTGGCTTTGTTGGACTCTTCAATTTTCTTAGGTGTTAATCTCGTTAATTTTTCTTAAATTCTAAATCAAACGTTAAATTAAAAGTAAGTTTTACGCTGACTTTGATAAAAATTGAACTATCCCACAAAGCACTGAATGACGTAACGTTTAAATATTAAAAAATATAGTGAAGTATAATGATAGAAGATTATAAAGTTAGGAAAATAGCTGTAGCTAATTTAATAATCTTAGTCACCCTTTTAGTATCAATAACTACTCCTGCAATATTATTTATAGGTCACGCTGATACGACCACAAGCAATGGACAATCTATCGCGGGTTACGTTAAGTATACCTTATTACTCTACGATAACGTACTCATCGACGGCAACTATAACGGTACTTATTTAGGCATTGGCCCTTCAGGGATAGCCTACGATCCAAATAACGGATACTTTTACGTTGCAGATTCTGCGTCTTGTAACGTATCTGTTATTGACCCAGTTAACAATTCAGTCTTAGACACAATAAGAGTTGGATTTGGACCTTATGGAGTGGTATATGAACCATACGTCAAATATATATACGTTACAGATTATGAGTCTTGCACAGTAACGGTTATTAATCCTTACCTTAGAAATGAACTCGTCTGTACGATAAATGTAGGACCGGGTCCGTATGGGATAGCTTATATTCCACCAGGTACTCCATTAGGTGGATACTATGGAAGTTTGATTATTACACATTATGGGTCAGTAGTACAGGGTACTACTACCATAACGTGGATCTTTAATATTGGTTTATCTCCTGCTGCTGGGACCTCTGGTACCACAGATTTGGGAATTATACCATGTTCGCTGGGAATATTTTATGATCCTAGCAACAATCTCATATATGTTACAGATTTTGGAAATAACACCTTAACTGTTATCGGTTCCTCCTTTTCTTCCGGTTTATATGTTAAAGCTATAATAGGTGTCGGTTCAGGTCCTTACGCAATAGCACAAGACCCAACTGACGGATATTTGTACGTTACAAATTCTAGGTCTAATACGGTGTCAGTTATTGACCCTATCAACAACTCTGTCATAGATAGTATAAAAGTAGGGCTTGACCCTCATGGAGTAGCGTACGATCCAAGCAATGGGTACATATATGTTGCAGACTATGGGTCTAATGCGTTATCTGTCATTGAGCCTATGAATAACTCCGTCATAGCAACAATACAGGTTGGGTCAAACCCCTGCCAGATAGCCTACGATCCTAATAACGGGTACTTATACGTCACAGACCGCGGATCCGGTTCTATAAGCGTAATATCTACAGT
This genomic interval from Acidianus sp. HS-5 contains the following:
- a CDS encoding YncE family protein, which translates into the protein MIEDYKVRKIAVANLIILVTLLVSITTPAILFIGHADTTTSNGQSIAGYVKYTLLLYDNVLIDGNYNGTYLGIGPSGIAYDPNNGYFYVADSASCNVSVIDPVNNSVLDTIRVGFGPYGVVYEPYVKYIYVTDYESCTVTVINPYLRNELVCTINVGPGPYGIAYIPPGTPLGGYYGSLIITHYGSVVQGTTTITWIFNIGLSPAAGTSGTTDLGIIPCSLGIFYDPSNNLIYVTDFGNNTLTVIGSSFSSGLYVKAIIGVGSGPYAIAQDPTDGYLYVTNSRSNTVSVIDPINNSVIDSIKVGLDPHGVAYDPSNGYIYVADYGSNALSVIEPMNNSVIATIQVGSNPCQIAYDPNNGYLYVTDRGSGSISVISTVVPSVAYQITFTESGLPPGTLWSVTLNGITETSKTNTITFNEPNGVYEYTVTPFQDYTVSPSSGKITVSNSNVIQQIVFTQVSTGQTSTSTSTQSTPSSTSTLPITRTSTSQTSTSSSQPAVIPNITTITGVSITYILLGAMMIIILLLVVIMILVLRRH
- a CDS encoding YncE family protein; the encoded protein is MVLKGYKVEKKFVINLILSLALLVSVITPVTLVGHGETNATSNNSSAGYVKCTLLLFNNTLIKGNYCGPDLGIDPAGIVYDQSNGYLYVTDYCSSSVSVIDPTNNSVISTIKVGYRPYGIAYDPNNGYLYVTNFGSDSVSVINPTNNSVITSIGVGSGPKGITYDPNNGYLYVTDCGSDSVSVINPTNNSVITTIGVGCFPYGIAYDPSNGYLYVTNWLSGSVSVINPTNNSVISTIKVGSGPKGITYDPNNGYLYVANVDSGSVSVIDPTNNSVITTIPVGYNPHEIAYDPNNGYLYVTDCSSGSISIIAASSQVVYYSVTFVESGLPQGTPWSVTLGSVTKTSTTNTIVFEVPNGVYTYTVTPIEGYTISTSSGKVTVDNLNVVINITFTQITTTTTTSTTTTSSTTTQTSTTTTSVQPTTSTTTSTTTTTSTTPITPITTISPSSTLLTTYIIIGVVIVAAVVAVVIILFRKR